One segment of Scomber scombrus chromosome 3, fScoSco1.1, whole genome shotgun sequence DNA contains the following:
- the nat8l2 gene encoding N-acetyltransferase 8-like 2, whose amino-acid sequence MQLLIRRYRPSDKDTVLRLFSTGIQEHIGPCFHNAMTSPDYLTITLALCSAGYLLGSVLWAVVLPGVWVGLVYYCCHELYASYVRGRLRTDMQDIPGNYLSRPDDCFWVAEAEVDGRSQIVGIVAVVARQSGKEKYGELFRMIISPLCRRAGLGYRMTQTVVDFCKERGFSKVVLETSSTQTAAVALYKKLGFSHVLSHTKTEAPLWMITLTKVTVLKMEKHL is encoded by the coding sequence ATGCAGCTGTTGATCCGCCGCTACCGTCCCTCAGACAAGGACACGGTGCTGAGGCTGTTCAGCACCGGCATTCAGGAGCACATCGGTCCATGTTTTCACAACGCCATGACCAGCCCGGACTACCTCACCATCACCCTCGCTCTGTGTAGTGCTGGCTACCTCCTTGGATCTGTGTTATGGGCTGTGGTATTACCAGGAGTCTGGGTGGGCCTTGTCTACTACTGCTGTCATGAGCTTTATGCCAGCTATGTCAGAGGGAGACTCCGGACTGACATGCAGGACATCCCTGGGAACTACCTGAGCAGACCGGATGACTGTTTCTGGGTGGCTGAGGCTGAGGTCGATGGGAGGTCCCAGATCGTGGGTATTGTGGCTGTAGTGGCCAGACAAAGCGGGAAGGAAAAGTACGGCGAACTGTTCAGAATGATAATCTCGCCATTGTGTAGACGTGCAGGCCTGGGTTACAGGATGACTCAGACAGTGGTTGACTTCTGTAAGGAACGAGGTTTCTCCAAGGTGGTGCTGGAAACCAGCTCCACCCAGACTGCTGCTGTGGCACTGTACAAGAAACTGGGGTTCAGCCACGTGCTCTCACACACCAAAACAGAGGCTCCCCTCTGGATGATAACACTAACCAAAGTCACggttttaaaaatggaaaaacacctGTAG
- the LOC133978177 gene encoding uncharacterized protein LOC133978177 → MKTLCVVIVVLSFTSVCQPASLACQKLLKPAETIPVLAGRWHGIAFSSELCVLPKLLGTVFWPSIALDVTAKDTANVYDVNLKINTHGFCANQSETYFARNNHIFDVDSNNLPVGDPHVMLQTGCPDCIVLKRNDILTIELYSRRSTVTADQMREFETQTECLGWKKPEVLKSDHDYDTCKIIEDDTDTNNAELKAIVNERMEKAKEEIVKCVGEFIILILVKLFEAIIPG, encoded by the exons ATGAAGACTttgtgtgttgttattgttgtactGAGTTTCACCTCAGTGTGCCAGCCTGCATCACTGGCCTGTCAGAAGCTGCTGAAACCAGCGGAAACAATTCCAGTT TTGGCTGGGAGATGGCACGGCATAGCCTTTTCCTCTGAACTCTGTGTGCTTCCCAAATTATTGGGCACTGTTTTTTGGCCAAGTATTGCATTGGATGTTACTGCCAAAGACACAGCAAATGTTTATGATGTCAACCTTAAAATTAACAC GCATGGATTTTGCGCCAATCAATCTGAAACATATTTCGCTCGGAACAACCACATTTTTGATGTTGACAGCAACA ATCTCCCAGTTGGTGACCCACATGTAATGCTGCAAACTGGCTGTCCTGACTGCATCGTTTTGAAGAGAAATGACATTCTAACTATTGAACTCTACA GTAGGCGAAGCACTGTCACTGCTGACCAGATGAGGGAGtttgagacacagacagaatgTCTTGGCTGGAAGAAACCGGAAGTATTAAAGTCAGATCACG ACTATGACACCTGCAAGATAATTGAAGACGACACTGATACGAATAACGCAGAATTAAAAGCTATAGTTAATGAGAGGATGGAAAAGGCTAAAGAAGAGATCGTTAAGTGTGTTGGAGAGTTCATCATTCTTATTCTTGTTAAACTTTTTGAGGCAATCATCCCTGGCTAG